GAAATAATAGCCATGGCCCCGTGTCACTCGTAGAGCAGTATTCGCTCGTGGGCGAAGACTTTTCGAGTGTTGGGACATTGCTGCATCCGCGTATCGACGCCGCAGCGGCTTCGCTTGGCGATGGCCGTGTGCTGGTGGTTGGCGGCGCTGCTGTTAACGCCGATGACGACTCGGCTCCTACCAACCTGGCTGAGGTTTTCGACCCAGGCACGGGAGCATCGACCTCTGCCTCGCCGCTTGCATTTGCACGCAGCGCGGGGACAGCAACGGCCCTGCTGGACGGACGAATCGCAGTCGTAGGTGGCAACGATGGGACAAACGATCTAGCATCCAGCGAGATCTATGACCCGACCTCCGATAGCTGGTCTACAATCGCGGGCATTTCTCCCAGATCGCATCATCTCGCAGTACTGCTGCCACGCAACCATGGCGTGCTGATTGCTGGAGGCGCGCCGGGGGCAGCGACAGAGATGTTGCTTCCGTGGGCTAACGATAATGCCGGCGCATTTGCTGCTCTCTCGGCAAGCGCTGGCTCACATAGAAACGGATTCGCGCTGGCAATTTCGAATGAGGGCCTCCTGCTCGCGGCAGGCGGCGATGCCGGCACCGCTGCGGAAATCTACCGATTCGCAACACTGAAAACGGATAAGGATGACTACGCTCCGGGGCAGACGGTGACTGTGACTGGAACCGGCTGGCAGCCCGGCGAACAA
This genomic stretch from Clostridia bacterium harbors:
- a CDS encoding kelch repeat-containing protein — translated: MRSPLRMIFVCAVIAIVAIALPASLPTVQTGAWTPVWNLAEARAGAAAVLLPNGSVLVVGGLVDGQPTNSAEIFNPDGTFTSASAMSVPRAGHSAILLVTGEVLVTGGTTSGGGVTNSSELYDVLSQRWSSAPPMKEARTGHTAVQMLDGSALIIAGNNSHGPVSLVEQYSLVGEDFSSVGTLLHPRIDAAAASLGDGRVLVVGGAAVNADDDSAPTNLAEVFDPGTGASTSASPLAFARSAGTATALLDGRIAVVGGNDGTNDLASSEIYDPTSDSWSTIAGISPRSHHLAVLLPRNHGVLIAGGAPGAATEMLLPWANDNAGAFAALSASAGSHRNGFALAISNEGLLLAAGGDAGTAAEIYRFATLKTDKDDYAPGQTVTVTGTGWQPGEQVTLTLTEVPAIDSHPPITVTADAWGNISDSSFTPDEHDFQVRFFVVATGSQSQAQTSFTDGNVTLAVSGVG